In a single window of the Zea mays cultivar B73 chromosome 5, Zm-B73-REFERENCE-NAM-5.0, whole genome shotgun sequence genome:
- the LOC100191881 gene encoding uncharacterized protein LOC100191881: MVVLTEEFHGLSLKRKGAYEPGLFDGADDRSSGLSLPCRATKMRRLSCPDGPSDGDDQAVTAASEDDVAMGDAAPSHSPGTVGGDERAVVVYGDGSSSRRIDAPRLALRAGVDADWIRVMFREANSRTVRELLAGAALERRSEPDLALAVVPWVAVAPTTAEETAEASTAVEAADDGADGEGAAAMDVEQDEVQEGGRPWTGQDQAYDAAVGEELVYRWPQHCWASPMMWSC, from the coding sequence ATGGTAGTGCTCACGGAGGAGTTCCACGGCCTGTCGCTGAAGCGGAAGGGCGCCTACGAGCCGGGCCTCTTCGACGGCGCCGACGACCGCTCCTCCGGGCTCTCGCTCCCCTGCCGCGCCACCAAGATGCGGCGCCTCTCGTGTCCTGATGGCCCTAGCGACGGGGACGACCAGGCCGTGACGGCGGCGTCGGAGGATGACGTTGCGATGGGCGACGCGGCGCCGTCTCATTCGCCTGGCACCGTTGGCGGCGACGAGAGGGCGGTGGTGGTGTACGGAgacggcagcagcagcaggcggaTCGACGCCCCGCGCCTTGCCCTGCGCGCCGGTGTGGACGCGGATTGGATCCGTGTCATGTTCCGGGAGGCGAACAGCAGGACCGTGCGTGAGCTGCTCGCCGGCGCCGCCTTGGAACGGAGATCTGAGCCCGATCTCGCCCTGGCCGTCGTACCCTGGGTGGCGGTGGCGCCGACGACGGCGGAGGAGACCGCAGAGGCGTCCACCGCCGTTGAGGCAGCGGACGACGGGGCCGACGGCGAGGGTGCGGCTGCGATGGACGTCGAGCAAGACGAGGTGCAGGAAGGTGGCCGGCCCTGGACCGGCCAGGACCAGGCGTACGACGCCGCCGTTGGGGAGGAGTTGGTGTACAGGTGGCCGCAGCACTGCTGGGCTAGCCCGATGATGTGGTCGTGCTGA